A single region of the Salvia miltiorrhiza cultivar Shanhuang (shh) chromosome 8, IMPLAD_Smil_shh, whole genome shotgun sequence genome encodes:
- the LOC130997789 gene encoding UDP-glycosyltransferase 86A1-like translates to MGEKMGHAIMVALPYQGHITPYTNLAIKLASKGIVVTFVHLEFIHHKLPQPDPFSMPRDSGLDIRYTTISDGFPLDHDREDDNYWESMFQHFWIRVDEFVGELIRSEPDLAPFLVTDTLFTWQTPVADRHNLLKVSFWTEPALVFSLAYHVQLLRQNGHFPCKDHVEEEIDYVDGVKSMNTKDLMPYLKESGTRSLVHRVEMKAFEEVKKADFILHNTVYELESETLSALNKIQRNYAVGPISFSKNLSAYAVSRSLWSESDCSEWLQSKPPGSVLYVSFGSFLQASKHVVGEIAYGLVLSRVSFVWVMREDADLPSGFRDEIKERGLVVPWCDQIRVLSNPAVGGFLTHCGWNSVLESMWCGVPMICYPLDYDQPTNRKLVVDDWKIGINLCEGECVEREEVSEKTDEFMNGGVSERLRQELKKVGAKLHQALESDGSSEANFDQFVKDLKAKLAG, encoded by the exons ATGGGCGAAAAAATGGGTCATGCAATCATGGTGGCACTTCCATACCAAGGCCACATAACTCCTTACACGAATCTGGCCATCAAACTGGCTTCAAAGGGCATCGTCGTCACCTTCGTCCACCTAGAATTCATACACCACAAATTACCCCAACCCGACCCTTTCTCCATGCCTCGGGACTCCGGTCTCGATATCCGTTACACGACCATCAGCGATGGCTTTCCCCTGGATCACGATCGAGAAGACGACAACTACTGGGAGTCTATGTTCCAACATTTTTGGATTCGCGTTGATGAATTCGTTGGAGAGTTAATCCGGTCGGAGCCAGATTTGGCCCCTTTTCTGGTCACTGATACTTTGTTTACATGGCAAACGCCCGTCGCCGATAGGCACAACCTCTTGAAGGTATCGTTCTGGACCGAGCCAGCTTTGGTGTTTTCTTTAGCTTACCACGTTCAACTTCTACGACAAAATGGCCATTTTCCGTGTAAAG ACCATGTCGAGGAGGAAATAGATTACGTAGATGGAGTTAAGTCGATGAATACGAAGGATTTGATGCCGTATCTCAAGGAATCCGGCACTAGAAGCCTAGTGCACAGGGTGGAGATGAAGGCGTTCGAGGAAGTGAAGAAGGCTGATTTTATCTTGCACAACACAGTTTATGAGTTGGAATCTGAGACACTATCAGCTCTCAACAAAATCCAGCGCAACTACGCAGTTGGCCCCATTAGCTTCTCCAAAAATCTATCTGCCTATGCTGTCAGCAGGAGCTTATGGTCCGAATCAGACTGCTCCGAGTGGCTCCAATCCAAGCCGCCCGGTTCGGTTCTGTACGTCTCGTTCGGGAGCTTTCTTCAGGCCAGCAAGCACGTCGTTGGAGAAATAGCTTATGGACTTGTGCTCAGCCGAGTAAGTTTCGTTTGGGTGATGCGAGAGGATGCTGATTTGCCGAGTGGGTTCAGGGACGAGATCAAAGAAAGGGGACTGGTCGTGCCGTGGTGCGATCAAATTAGGGTTCTTTCAAATCCGGCCGTTGGAGGGTTCTTGACGCACTGTGGGTGGAACTCGGTGTTGGAGAGCATGTGGTGTGGCGTCCCGATGATTTGTTATCCGTTGGATTACGATCAACCCACGAATCGGAAATTGGTGGTCGACGACTGGAAGATCGGGATCAATCTTTGCGAGGGTGAATGTGTTGAGAGGGAGGAAGTTTCGGAGAAGACGGACGAGTTTATGAATGGAGGTGTTTCGGAGAGGCTGAGGCAGGAGCTGAAGAAAGTGGGTGCCAAACTGCATCAGGCATTGGAAAGTGATGGATCATCTGAGGCCAATTTCGATCAATTTGTAAAGGATTTGAAAGCCAAATTAGCTGGCTAA
- the LOC130997788 gene encoding phosphoglycerate kinase, cytosolic-like isoform X3: MVRFDTLVILQGMKDHKPLPENAFSTIKYLYDSRAKVILVGSWNESANPKFNVEGSLSTKSVADFLSSMLELEVVPVKHVSGFMHLDVDDSKTPGILLIENLFCFKGERANCSKFAKELVSGVDIIVNDAFSESHKVLASTVGAARFCYACIAGFYFEEGLYKLKKIIKNTERPYMAIIGGGKLADKAAALQSLVSTCDGLVFVGTMAFQILHALGAPIPMKFVETGALEEATRIVESAKLRNIPVVLPQDVWCITDHVSEEIQIASVHSIPEGWQPVDIGPRSLEEITYFLSESKKITWIGPLRFSPRKQDKVGTFKLAEALGTLSSCNITFVGKMEFEESLGKSKSFSHDNFLKSAAVVWEVLKGGKLPGVLALDRAYPFLIDWSVVYDDPMRPLIVDVGSGNGLFLFGMGRRLEDMNFLGLEMNAKLVDRCLDDVHRLGIHNVHFIATNATSTFRSIVSSYPGDLVLVSIQCPNPDFNKPQFRWRMLQKSLVEAIADRLVCGGKVFLQSDIEAVAMRMKEEFFIYGKGKLAVVEHSAYVETKEVGWLKENPFGVPSDWERHVLDRGDPMYRLLLSKVENKG, encoded by the exons ATGGTCAGGTTTGATACACTGGTCATACTTCAAGGGATGAAGGATCATAAACCGTTGCCAGAAAATGCTTTCTCCACCATTAAGTACTTGTATGATTCAAGGGCAAAAGTGATTCTGGTGGGTAGTTGGAATGAGAGTGCAAACCCTAAGTTCAATGTAGAAGGAAGTCTCTCGACAAAATCTGTTGCAG ATTTCCTGTCATCCATGCTTGAACTTGAAGTTGTTCCAGTGAAACATGTTTCAGGATTCATGCATTTAGATGTGGATGATAGTAAAACACCTGGCATTCTTTTGATTGAGAATCTTTTCTGCTTCAAGGGGGAAAGAGCAAACTGTTCAAAGTTTGCCAAAGAACTTGTTTCTGGGGTTGATATAATTGTTAATGATGCCTTTTCTGAATctcataaagttcttgcttcaACAGTTGGCGCTGCTAGATTTTGCTATGCCTGCATCGCGGGGTTTTACTTTGAGGAGGGCCTATATAAGCTGAAGAAAATTATCAAAAACACTGAAAGGCCCTATATGGCTATT ATAGGTGGAGGAAAACTGGCAGACAAAGCTGCAGCCTTGCAGTCTTTAGTATCTACATGTGATGGCTTAGTCTTTGTTGGAACTATGGCATTTCAAATATTGCATGCTCTAGGAGCACCCATTCCCATGAAATTTGTGGAAACTGGAGCTCTAGAAGAAGCTACTAGGATAGTGGAGTCTGCAAAGTTGAGAAATATTCCAGTTGTTCTGCCTCAAGATGTTTGGTGCATCACGGATCATGTGTCGGAGGAGATTCAGATAGCTTCTGTTCATTCTATTCCCGAAG GTTGGCAACCTGTTGATATTGGACCAAGATCATTAGAAGAGATTACCTATTTTCTTTCAGAGAGCAAG AAAATAACGTGGATTGGCCCATTGAGATTTAGCCCTAGAAAACAAGACAAAGTTGGGACATTTAAACTTGCTGAAGCACTTGGTACACTCAGCAGTTGCAACATAACTTTTGTTGGAAAAATGGAATTTGAAGAATCACTGGGGAAATCAAAGTCTTTTTCACATGATAATTTTCTCAAAAGTGCTGCAGTTGTTTGGGAGGTTCTTAAAGGAGGAAAACTTCCAGGGGTATTGGCATTGGATAGA GCGTATCCCTTTCTGATAGACTGGAGTGTTGTCTATGATGATCCAATGAGACCTCTGATTGTTGATGTTGGAAGTG GTAatggtttgtttttgtttggaaTGGGAAGGAGATTAGAAGATATGAACTTTCTTGGGCTCGAAATGAATGCAAAG CTGGTTGATCGTTGTCTAGATGATGTTCATCGACTTGGCATCCACAATGT GCACTTCATTGCAACAAACGCAACATCAACTTTTCGGTCCATAGTTTCCAGTTACCCAGGGGATTTGGTTCTTGTATCAATACAG TGTCCGAACCCCGACTTCAACAAACCACAATTCCGGTGGAGAATGTTGCAGAAGTCGTTAGTTGAAGCAATAGCTGATAGGCTAGTGTGTGGTGGGAAG GTATTTCTCCAATCTGATATAGAAGCTGTCGCTATGAGAATGAAAGAAGAATTCTTTATATATGGCAAGGGAAAGCTTGCAGTTGTGGAACACTCGGCATACGTGGAAACTAAAGAAGTAGGATGGCTTAAGGAGAATCCATTTGGGGTGCCATCTGATTGGGAAAGGCACGTGTTAGATCGCGGTGACCCTATGTACAGACTCTTACTTTCTAAAGTGGAAAACAAAGGCTGA